From Methanobacterium formicicum, one genomic window encodes:
- a CDS encoding MraY family glycosyltransferase: MEPNLILLYQNLFLTSAICALVAFLVTFLSMPRLIKKLKAADIVGRDIHKPSKPAVAEMGGIGILFGFIIGIFLGIYFYPELQFQLTITLLVILLVGLVGMVDDLVMLSSKEKLILLWLAGLPLIWIAPPNVDLIYLLLIPIAVTIAANLTNMLAGLNGIESGLGAIAMTSLSIACIIMGKYDVAVISMCMLGSLLAFLYYNRHPSNVFPGDVGTLIIGATIVVVAFIGRVRIIALIVLIPNIIDMLLKLHSAGVMERQQHQPTQVGEDGKLMAPETGFNSLIRWILKRPMEEKDVVKIVWLIGLIFGALGIILAYILKARMF; this comes from the coding sequence ATGGAACCCAATCTTATACTTCTCTACCAGAATCTATTTTTGACCTCGGCTATCTGTGCCCTGGTGGCCTTTCTGGTAACTTTTCTGAGTATGCCTCGCCTTATTAAGAAATTAAAGGCTGCCGATATTGTGGGTCGAGACATTCATAAACCATCCAAACCCGCGGTGGCAGAAATGGGTGGTATTGGTATTCTTTTTGGATTTATTATCGGGATATTTCTGGGTATTTATTTCTATCCAGAGTTGCAGTTCCAGCTCACTATAACTCTACTGGTGATCCTCCTGGTAGGTTTGGTGGGAATGGTGGATGATTTGGTAATGTTGTCTTCCAAGGAAAAGCTTATACTTCTCTGGCTGGCAGGTTTGCCCCTTATATGGATTGCTCCGCCTAACGTGGACCTTATCTACCTTTTACTCATCCCCATTGCAGTTACCATTGCCGCCAATCTCACCAACATGTTGGCCGGGTTAAATGGAATTGAATCTGGCCTGGGTGCCATTGCCATGACCTCGCTGAGTATTGCCTGTATTATCATGGGCAAGTACGATGTGGCGGTAATCAGTATGTGTATGCTAGGATCCCTCCTGGCTTTCCTTTACTACAACCGACACCCATCCAATGTTTTCCCGGGAGATGTAGGTACACTCATCATTGGAGCAACCATTGTAGTCGTGGCCTTTATTGGCCGGGTACGAATCATTGCCCTGATTGTACTCATACCCAACATAATCGATATGTTGCTCAAGCTCCACAGTGCGGGGGTCATGGAAAGACAACAACACCAGCCCACCCAGGTGGGAGAAGATGGGAAACTGATGGCACCAGAGACTGGTTTTAATTCACTGATCCGCTGGATATTAAAACGGCCCATGGAAGAGAAAGATGTGGTTAAAATCGTATGGTTAATTGGATTAATCTTTGGAGCACTGGGAATAATCCTGGCCTACATCTTAAAGGCACGTATGTTCTAA
- a CDS encoding DUF530 domain-containing protein, whose amino-acid sequence MNESVLIGKSERFLDQIKRREISLSDMESPEKFLSLYTYLKNNMDTLQDMRETMEIKGYTAPYRSINKYGRPLTGETKAEDMYDVSRHTQYFRMNAAAKKNILDRVKSAMSSHKIAIGHLEEFATLECSSCHRKYRGHEISLLTRGNCECGQDNLRLHVNQEGVYRLEIIPFLPLSGDYMVKLSDLSPRSREAFRSMVRILKQEKRGIVKTVSLVIKVMEDSRWVRKRVTIDAQEEANYEKEIRSQYGSNARIEMMQFHRKKPSIINDKHVQTALSLGYVKYAENRILQFLPDLLEKTLHNKGKVEEYQEALEISKIKANKYDTGDDPESLKNFYLQKELEERGLLNGDGKPEEPLQNDLKEKNLLEKSLFLEIPRIYILWDLLHYYLTTSYDRRNKYSGPFPYLRPGLDTNQMKAFQDFEVDVVRIMQEYLSENITYIPHMGRVLAQKFSVEKKMKGLHLQMGPALGAALLSSEGNLPVAKAAELFSIEVEDVLKGKETLGTLQRPASSRAKQFMAMMKK is encoded by the coding sequence ATGAATGAATCTGTACTCATTGGAAAATCCGAGCGTTTTCTGGATCAGATAAAGAGAAGGGAAATTTCATTAAGTGACATGGAAAGCCCGGAAAAATTCCTCTCCCTTTACACTTACCTCAAGAACAACATGGATACCCTCCAGGACATGAGAGAGACCATGGAGATTAAGGGCTATACTGCGCCTTACCGCTCCATTAACAAGTACGGCCGTCCCCTCACCGGTGAAACCAAGGCCGAGGATATGTACGATGTCAGCCGCCACACCCAGTATTTCCGGATGAATGCTGCTGCCAAGAAAAACATCCTGGACAGGGTAAAATCAGCCATGTCCTCCCACAAGATTGCCATTGGACATTTAGAAGAATTTGCCACCTTGGAATGTTCTTCATGCCATAGAAAGTACAGAGGCCATGAAATATCACTCCTAACCCGGGGAAACTGTGAATGTGGTCAGGATAATTTAAGGTTACATGTAAATCAGGAAGGTGTTTATCGCCTGGAAATTATCCCCTTTTTACCCCTTTCTGGAGATTACATGGTTAAACTATCTGATCTAAGCCCCCGGAGCAGGGAAGCCTTTCGTAGTATGGTACGCATCCTGAAACAGGAGAAGAGAGGAATAGTAAAGACAGTTTCCCTGGTTATTAAGGTTATGGAAGATAGCCGCTGGGTCCGGAAGAGGGTGACCATTGATGCCCAGGAAGAGGCCAATTACGAAAAGGAAATTCGCAGCCAGTACGGTTCCAACGCCCGTATTGAAATGATGCAGTTTCACCGCAAGAAACCGTCCATTATAAATGATAAACACGTGCAAACTGCCCTTTCATTGGGCTATGTTAAGTACGCCGAGAATAGGATACTCCAATTTCTGCCGGATCTTCTGGAAAAAACTCTTCATAATAAAGGTAAAGTTGAAGAATACCAGGAAGCCTTGGAAATTTCCAAGATAAAGGCCAATAAATATGATACTGGAGATGACCCCGAGAGTCTTAAAAATTTTTACCTGCAAAAGGAATTAGAGGAAAGGGGTTTACTAAATGGGGACGGAAAACCTGAAGAACCCCTTCAAAATGATTTAAAAGAGAAAAATTTGCTTGAAAAGTCTTTATTCCTTGAAATTCCTCGGATATATATTTTGTGGGATCTCCTACACTACTACTTAACCACCTCCTATGATCGGAGAAATAAGTATTCCGGCCCTTTCCCTTACCTTCGACCGGGTTTGGACACCAATCAGATGAAGGCTTTCCAGGACTTTGAAGTTGATGTGGTGAGGATTATGCAGGAATACCTTTCAGAAAACATCACCTACATACCCCACATGGGAAGGGTGCTGGCCCAAAAATTTTCCGTGGAAAAAAAGATGAAAGGTCTCCACCTGCAGATGGGACCTGCCCTGGGTGCTGCTCTGCTTTCCAGTGAGGGAAACCTGCCGGTAGCAAAAGCAGCCGAACTATTTTCTATAGAAGTTGAAGATGTTTTGAAGGGTAAAGAGACCCTGGGCACCCTGCAAAGACCAGCTAGTTCCCGGGCCAAACAGTTCATGGCCATGATGAAAAAGTAA
- a CDS encoding tetratricopeptide repeat protein, which produces MELFKGKDEYGDSLKILLEQLWEYQEAEANLMVEIATIHYENGDTDNTIGFLEKSVEIYHELGFDEQEATIHDLIGDVYRNIDDLSNALEHYHNSLKISSTLKIPLEAEVSAKIEECEAQLEKIKDKKVNKTVPMGLKVSDESSEPEESIDYIKLGTRLDDIIVLLDESAVYGTYQKYENPMFHLEEAYQMASSIDDKKGEAALLLIMGDVSLKAEKTKKALDFFHKSLNFFQRIGDKKGESISRLLMGTAYFLLGDVNEGSEYLRQSMDIIHGLDDPVLEKAALELLNSIYD; this is translated from the coding sequence ATGGAACTTTTTAAGGGAAAAGATGAGTATGGTGATTCTCTCAAAATACTTTTAGAACAGCTTTGGGAATATCAGGAGGCTGAAGCTAATTTAATGGTAGAAATTGCAACAATTCACTACGAAAATGGAGATACAGATAATACCATAGGATTTTTAGAAAAATCTGTGGAAATATACCATGAATTAGGTTTTGATGAGCAAGAAGCTACTATTCATGATTTAATCGGTGATGTGTATCGGAATATTGATGATCTTTCTAACGCTTTAGAACATTACCATAACTCGTTAAAAATAAGTTCCACTCTTAAAATACCACTTGAAGCAGAAGTTTCAGCTAAAATTGAGGAATGTGAAGCTCAACTGGAAAAAATAAAAGATAAAAAAGTTAATAAGACAGTTCCCATGGGATTAAAGGTATCTGATGAATCATCTGAGCCTGAGGAGTCCATAGATTATATAAAACTGGGAACTAGGCTGGATGATATTATTGTACTTCTGGATGAATCAGCAGTTTATGGCACTTACCAGAAATATGAAAATCCCATGTTCCATCTGGAAGAAGCCTATCAAATGGCGAGCAGTATTGATGATAAAAAAGGGGAAGCAGCTTTACTCCTGATAATGGGTGATGTTTCCCTTAAAGCAGAAAAAACCAAAAAAGCCCTGGATTTTTTCCATAAATCCCTCAATTTCTTCCAGAGAATTGGTGATAAAAAGGGTGAATCAATTTCTCGGTTGCTGATGGGAACGGCATATTTTTTACTGGGTGATGTAAATGAAGGTTCTGAATATCTTCGCCAGTCCATGGACATAATACATGGTTTAGATGATCCGGTTCTTGAAAAGGCAGCTTTAGAACTTTTAAACTCAATATATGACTGA
- a CDS encoding helix-turn-helix domain-containing protein, translated as MISLGSGSLLKDDNTVKEEIYVNKPLSFSRIMELLEEYPHLKKITIPTSLFARISPKYLQALEELGVTVVSIEKKGRPKKYSEKDTHKVHDLLKSGYSPREISENLNIPLKTIYYLKKSPLKPGRKNKYTTDTVNEVKNLYKQGVSAKDISSKLDIPLRTVYSLLKR; from the coding sequence ATGATCTCACTGGGAAGTGGTTCTTTATTGAAAGATGATAACACGGTAAAAGAAGAAATTTACGTGAATAAACCACTATCATTCAGCAGGATCATGGAATTACTGGAGGAATACCCTCATCTAAAGAAGATTACAATTCCCACTAGTCTGTTCGCACGAATCTCACCAAAGTACCTCCAGGCCTTAGAAGAACTGGGAGTTACTGTTGTATCCATAGAAAAGAAAGGCAGACCCAAAAAGTACAGTGAAAAAGACACTCACAAAGTACATGATTTATTAAAATCAGGATATTCACCACGTGAAATATCAGAAAATCTGAATATACCACTTAAAACTATTTATTACCTTAAAAAATCCCCCCTTAAACCAGGGAGGAAAAATAAATACACTACAGATACAGTTAATGAAGTTAAAAATCTATATAAACAGGGAGTTTCAGCTAAGGATATCTCTTCAAAACTCGATATTCCCCTTAGAACTGTGTACTCCCTCTTAAAACGGTGA